Proteins from a genomic interval of Gopherus evgoodei ecotype Sinaloan lineage chromosome 7, rGopEvg1_v1.p, whole genome shotgun sequence:
- the ALAS1 gene encoding 5-aminolevulinate synthase, nonspecific, mitochondrial isoform X1, with protein METVVRRCPFLSRVSQAFLQKAGKSLLFYAQNCPKMMEVGTNPASRALGTSLVHCQQAEETTSPNDKAKNSKDVSQENTNGSQLPISHPPAVTSQSTSPSSATKCPFLAAQMNPTNTNVFCKASLELQEDVQEMQAVRKEFTKTPVNPTVINTKTSGEEQNGLLKKFQDIMLKQKPERVSHLLQDNLPKSVSTFQYDQFFEKKIDEKKKDHTYRVFKTVNRRAQVFPMADDYSDSLISKKEVSVWCSNDYLGMSRHPRVCGAVMDTLKQHGAGAGGTRNISGTSKFHVDLEQELADLHGKDAALLFSSCFVANDSTLFTLAKMLPGCEIYSDAGNHASMIQGIRNSRVPKHIFRHNDVNHLRELLKKSDPSTPKIVAFETVHSMDGAVCPLEELCDVAHEHGAITFVDEVHAVGLYGTRGGGIGDRDGVMHKMDIISGTLGKAFGCVGGYISSTSSLIDTVRSYAAGFIFTTSLPPMLLAGALESVRTLKSAEGQVLRRQHQRNVKLMRQMLMDAGLPVVHCPSHIIPIRVADAAKNTEICDRLMSQHSIYVQAINYPTVPRGEELLRIAPTPHHTPQMMNYFLEKLMATWKNVGLELKPHSSAECNFCRRPLHFEVMSERERSYFSGMSKLVSVGA; from the exons ATGGAAACTGTTGTTCGCCGCTGCCCCTTCCTGTCACGGGTATCCCAGGCTTTTCTGCAGAAGGCTGGCAAGTCACTGCTCTTTTATGCTCAGAACTGCCCTAAAATGATGGAAGTTGGGACCAATCCTGCTTCCCGTGCCCTGGGTACTTCACTTGTTCACTGCCAACAAGCTGAAGAAACAACCTCACCCAATGACA AGGCCAAAAATTCCAAAGATGTGTCCCAGGAGAACACCAATGGATCCCAGCTGCCTATTAGCCATCCACCTGCTGTTACTAGCCAGAGCACTAGTCCAAGCTCTGCCACTAAATGCCCCTTCCTGGCAGCTCAGATGAACCCTACGAACACTAATGTTTTCTGCAAAGCCAGCCTAGAACTCCAAGAGGATGTTCAGGAAATGCAGGCTGTAAGGAAAG AGTTTACTAAAACACCAGTGAATCCTACTGTGATAAACACCAAGACTTCTGGAGAAGAGCAAAATGGCTTGCTGAAGAAGTTCCAGGATATTATGTTAAAGCAAAAACCAGAAAGAGTGTCTCATCTGCTTCAGGATAACTTGCCAAAAT CTGTTTCTACTTTCCAGTATGACCAGTTCTTTGAGAAAAAAATTGATGAGAAAAAAAAGGATCACACATATCGTGTATTCAAAACTGTGAACCGAAGGGCACAGGTCTTTCCCATGGCAGACGACTACTCTGATTCCCTTATCAGCAAAAAAGAGGTGTCTGTATGGTGCAGCAATGATTACCTAGGGATGAGTCGCCACCCCCGAGTGTGTGGAGCTGTTAT GGATACATTGAAACAACATGGTGCTGGAGCAGGAGGCACCAGAAATATTTCCGGAACAAGTAAATTTCATGTTGATTTGGAGCAAGAGTTGGCTGATCTCCATGGAAAAGATGCAGCATTGCTTTTCTCATCATGCTTTGTAGCTAATGATTCCACTCTCTTCACGTTAGCTAAAATGTTACCAG GCTGTGAGATTTACTCAGATGCAGGAAACCATGCCTCCATGATTCAAGGAATTCGGAACAGCAGAGTGCCTAAGCACATATTTCGCCATAATGATGTCAATCATCTCAGAGAACTACTGAAAAAATCAGATCCATCTACTCCCAAAATTGTTGCATTTGAAACTGTTCACTCAATGGATG GTGCAGTATGTCCACTGGAAGAATTGTGTGATGTAGCTCATGAGCATGGGGCGATCACTTTTGTAGATGAAGTACATGCTGTTGGGCTGTATGGCACTCGGGGTGGTGGCATCGGAGATCGGGATGGAGTCATGCATAAAATGGACATAATCTCTGGAACACTTG GCAAAGCATTTGGTTGTGTGGGCGGATACATTTCCAGTACAAGTTCTTTGATAGACACCGTACGTTCCTATGCTGCTGGCTTcattttcacaacatccctgccACCCATGCTGTTAGCTGGTGCGCTTGAATCAGTCAGAACTCTAAAGAGTGCAGAAGGGCAAGTTCTTCGACGCCAGCACCAACGCAACGTTAAGCTTATGAGACAAATGCTAATGGATGCTGGACTCCCTGTAGTACACTGTCCGAGTCACATCATTCCAATCAGG GTTGCAGATGCTGCTAAAAATACTGAGATCTGCGACAGACTGATGAGTCAGCACAGCATCTATGTCCAGGCAATAAACTACCCCACAGTTCCACGTGGAGAAGAGCTGCTGCGTATTGCCCCAACTCCTCATCACACACCGCAGATGATGAATTACTTCCTTG AGAAACTGATGGCTACATGGAAGAACGTTGGTCTGGAGCTGAAACCGCACTCTTCAGCGGAATGCAATTTCTGTAGAAGGCCTCTGCATTTTGAGGTGATGAGTGAAAGGGAAAGATCCTACTTCAGTGGCATGAGCAAACTAGTTTCTGTTGGTGCTTGA
- the ALAS1 gene encoding 5-aminolevulinate synthase, nonspecific, mitochondrial isoform X2, protein METVVRRCPFLSRVSQAFLQKAGKSLLFYAQNCPKMMEVGTNPASRALGTSLVHCQQAEETTSPNDKAKNSKDVSQENTNGSQLPISHPPAVTSQSTSPSSATKCPFLAAQMNPTNTNVFCKASLELQEDVQEMQAVRKEFTKTPVNPTVINTKTSGEEQNGLLKKFQDIMLKQKPERVSHLLQDNLPKSVSTFQYDQFFEKKIDEKKKDHTYRVFKTVNRRAQVFPMADDYSDSLISKKEVSVWCSNDYLGMSRHPRVCGAVMDTLKQHGAGAGGTRNISGTSKFHVDLEQELADLHGKDAALLFSSCFVANDSTLFTLAKMLPGCEIYSDAGNHASMIQGIRNSRVPKHIFRHNDVNHLRELLKKSDPSTPKIVAFETVHSMDGAVCPLEELCDVAHEHGAITFVDEVHAVGLYGTRGGGIGDRDGVMHKMDIISGTLGKAFGCVGGYISSTSSLIDTVRSYAAGFIFTTSLPPMLLAGALESVRTLKSAEGQVLRRQHQRNVKLMRQMLMDAGLPVVHCPSHIIPIRVADAAKNTEICDRLMSQHSIYVQAINYPTVPRGEELLRIAPTPHHTPQMMNYFLEKLMATWKNVGLELKPHSSAECNFCRRPLHFEERNLRQTSHNRDEICRKMS, encoded by the exons ATGGAAACTGTTGTTCGCCGCTGCCCCTTCCTGTCACGGGTATCCCAGGCTTTTCTGCAGAAGGCTGGCAAGTCACTGCTCTTTTATGCTCAGAACTGCCCTAAAATGATGGAAGTTGGGACCAATCCTGCTTCCCGTGCCCTGGGTACTTCACTTGTTCACTGCCAACAAGCTGAAGAAACAACCTCACCCAATGACA AGGCCAAAAATTCCAAAGATGTGTCCCAGGAGAACACCAATGGATCCCAGCTGCCTATTAGCCATCCACCTGCTGTTACTAGCCAGAGCACTAGTCCAAGCTCTGCCACTAAATGCCCCTTCCTGGCAGCTCAGATGAACCCTACGAACACTAATGTTTTCTGCAAAGCCAGCCTAGAACTCCAAGAGGATGTTCAGGAAATGCAGGCTGTAAGGAAAG AGTTTACTAAAACACCAGTGAATCCTACTGTGATAAACACCAAGACTTCTGGAGAAGAGCAAAATGGCTTGCTGAAGAAGTTCCAGGATATTATGTTAAAGCAAAAACCAGAAAGAGTGTCTCATCTGCTTCAGGATAACTTGCCAAAAT CTGTTTCTACTTTCCAGTATGACCAGTTCTTTGAGAAAAAAATTGATGAGAAAAAAAAGGATCACACATATCGTGTATTCAAAACTGTGAACCGAAGGGCACAGGTCTTTCCCATGGCAGACGACTACTCTGATTCCCTTATCAGCAAAAAAGAGGTGTCTGTATGGTGCAGCAATGATTACCTAGGGATGAGTCGCCACCCCCGAGTGTGTGGAGCTGTTAT GGATACATTGAAACAACATGGTGCTGGAGCAGGAGGCACCAGAAATATTTCCGGAACAAGTAAATTTCATGTTGATTTGGAGCAAGAGTTGGCTGATCTCCATGGAAAAGATGCAGCATTGCTTTTCTCATCATGCTTTGTAGCTAATGATTCCACTCTCTTCACGTTAGCTAAAATGTTACCAG GCTGTGAGATTTACTCAGATGCAGGAAACCATGCCTCCATGATTCAAGGAATTCGGAACAGCAGAGTGCCTAAGCACATATTTCGCCATAATGATGTCAATCATCTCAGAGAACTACTGAAAAAATCAGATCCATCTACTCCCAAAATTGTTGCATTTGAAACTGTTCACTCAATGGATG GTGCAGTATGTCCACTGGAAGAATTGTGTGATGTAGCTCATGAGCATGGGGCGATCACTTTTGTAGATGAAGTACATGCTGTTGGGCTGTATGGCACTCGGGGTGGTGGCATCGGAGATCGGGATGGAGTCATGCATAAAATGGACATAATCTCTGGAACACTTG GCAAAGCATTTGGTTGTGTGGGCGGATACATTTCCAGTACAAGTTCTTTGATAGACACCGTACGTTCCTATGCTGCTGGCTTcattttcacaacatccctgccACCCATGCTGTTAGCTGGTGCGCTTGAATCAGTCAGAACTCTAAAGAGTGCAGAAGGGCAAGTTCTTCGACGCCAGCACCAACGCAACGTTAAGCTTATGAGACAAATGCTAATGGATGCTGGACTCCCTGTAGTACACTGTCCGAGTCACATCATTCCAATCAGG GTTGCAGATGCTGCTAAAAATACTGAGATCTGCGACAGACTGATGAGTCAGCACAGCATCTATGTCCAGGCAATAAACTACCCCACAGTTCCACGTGGAGAAGAGCTGCTGCGTATTGCCCCAACTCCTCATCACACACCGCAGATGATGAATTACTTCCTTG AGAAACTGATGGCTACATGGAAGAACGTTGGTCTGGAGCTGAAACCGCACTCTTCAGCGGAATGCAATTTCTGTAGAAGGCCTCTGCATTTTGAG